The Parambassis ranga chromosome 19, fParRan2.1, whole genome shotgun sequence genome contains a region encoding:
- the tdrd1 gene encoding tudor domain-containing protein 1 → MNRPFSQNMVHPHPPLRQPASNPTAPSTGVRPAPPLLSGIGDGLINPPASINASSLMGSAPPALAVFFCNYCAHQGHFRCKRCKSVAYCSVACQSEDWKAHRHLCKPSDAEPQKGISTGSTSSPVKGDGANPLELKRVCLTDLPAANFFKGSDIQASLVEFYNPGRFFLVAQSPELLEALQRISTELQKTYSTLSVMSHIPFVGEVCAVQFSCDMNWYRGLVQTFSADQKMASILYIDFGNEENVPVNRIRPLATNIPLFCPCAMECCIAGVVPVVGKWSGECCFAVRQMLAGKTVTVRLMETPENGCVHAVDILLSVGKPLSTFLIENGYAVEKTVNITPTEQDIVAMLNASFENFRCLSNGKDDNTWAQPPEPLTVTVGDQLSVIVTHFQSPTELIVQKVENAGVIQDLQLKLREHCSQVADPQSFRPAPGTVCCAQFSEDKQWYRAKVLAYSSKERVCVGYIDFGNSEDVDIGHLQPISQPLLAQPMQAIPCGLAGVQPIGESWSEECLLAMQQRVSNRILHIEIQKIHEGKALVTMLDESSDPQANVAELLISAGYAAAGASSNHEQADVTAASPKPQVSEPLVWKSAELPCGGQTVALLTSFVDGPGEFYCHISNAEDQQRLSELGNQLRQHCEADSSSFVPKMGEPCCAMFPGDGAWYRVMVNGVFEDTVAVNFVDYGYCMEVQKSHLRAITPQLLTLPFQAVRCWLTGVEPQGSEWSSETLLLFQTLVDGKEFSARVLSKTEQGYGVDLDSKGENVAACLISQQLSRVPGEIANETHAKTGCGSKQKETEHCQLHIQTSTHIKAISEEIPAKEQTAPQLQVSTFPVDWKTMELPLNTTFKPYIAAVTSPSLFYLLGPSQVNQTKLQEVMMELAVYCRSNQASLSSSVKSKPAPGAACCAQFTADNAWYRAVVLEVCDNEMSVIYADYGNCEKVHFSRIMPIPMHLLQLPFQITRCTLAGKALSFPSEWSEKVRQLFKSTLTSDILATVQSFDGSANVLSLTLPTEMGGGDLTAMILDELYAQTERNACSPTTQESDITGSSTSISTAAAPDCSQPVALPDCHGPETVLGPVSNTVPNKTPEPTDRTCQQKESTSLGADPVKIINQMKPKCQNISNTNVPGPQTTGCCCLNTLTTKIDQVEQLMQLQLSLIQQLIGQKK, encoded by the exons ATGAACCGCCCATTTTCTCAAAACATGGTGCACCCACACCCGCCTTTAAGGCAACCTGCTTCGAACCCCACGGCTCCTTCCACTGGTGTAAGACCTGCACCTCCGTTGTTAAGCGGCATTGGAGACG GTCTGATTAATCCACCAGCCAGCATAAATGCATCTTCA TTGATGGGTTCCGCCCCGCCAGCACTGGCTGTATTCTTCTGTAACTACTGTGCTCATCAAG GGCATTTTCGCTGCAAGCGCTGCAAATCAGTGGCTTACTGCTCTGTGGCATGTCAATCAGAAGActggaaagcacacagacacttGTGCAAGCCCTCTGATGCAGAGCCTCAAAA GGGGATATCAACGGGAAGCACATCTTCACCAGTTAAAGGAGATGGAGCCAACCCGTTGGAATTGAAG agGGTCTGTTTAACTGACTTGCCTGCTGctaatttttttaaaggatcTGACATTCAG GCGTCTCTTGTAGAGTTCTACAACCCTGGCAGGTTTTTTCTTGTCGCTCAAAGCCCAGAGCTGCTGGAAGCTCTACAACGCATCAGCACAGAGCTTCAGAAAACTTACAGCACTCTCTCAGTGATGTCacatataccctttgttggggAGGTTTGCGCAGTGCAGTTCTCCTGTGATATG AACTGGTACAGAGGCCTTGTACAAACTTTTTCTGCTGATCAAAAGATGGCAAGCATCCTTTACATTGATTTTGGCAATGAAGAAAATGTTCCGGTGAACAGGATCCGACCCTTGGCAACTAATATCCCTCTATTTTGCCCATGT GCAATGGAGTGCTGTATTGCTGGGGTGGTGCCAGTGGTTGGCAAGTGGTCAGGTGAATGCTGttttgctgtcagacagatgctGGCTGGCAAGACAGTGACTGTTAGACTGATGGAAACACCAGAGAATGGATGTGTCCATGCTGTGGATATCCTGCTTTCTGTGG GAAAGCCGTTGAGCACATTTCTCATTGAGAATGGGTATGCTGTGGAGAAAACTGTCAACATAACACCAACTGAGCAAGATATAG ttgCCATGCTGAATGCATCATTTGAAAACTTCAGATGTCTCTCTAATGGAAAAGATGACAACACCTGGGCTCAGCCACCTGAACCACTGACAGTGACAGTCGGTGACCAGTTGTCTGTTATAGTCACTCATTTCCAGTCACCCACTGAATTAATTGTGCAGAAGGTTGAGAACGCTG GAGTGATTCAGGATTTGCAGTTAAAGCTGAGGGAGCACTGCAGTCAAGTTGCAGACCCCCAAAGCTTCAGACCAGCTCCTGGAACAGTTTGTTGTGCTCAGTTCTCAG AGGACAAGCAGTGGTACAGGGCTAAAGTTCTGGCTTATTCATCAAAAGAACGCGTTTGTGTTGGCTACATTGATTTTGGAAACTCAGAGGACGTGGATATAGGCCACCTGCAACCCATCAGTCAGCCACTTCTGGCCCAACCAATGCAGGCTATACCATGTGGTCTAGCAG GTGTGCAACCTATTGGGGAAAGTTGGTCAGAGGAATGCCTTTTGGCTATGCAGCAAAGGGTATCAAACAGAATACTGCACATTGAAATCCAGAAAATTCATGAGGGCAAGGCCTTAGTGACCATGCTTGACGAGTCCAGTGATCCTCAGGCCAATGTAGCAGAGCTGCTGATCTCTGCAGgttatgctgctgctggtgcatcCAGTAATCATGAACAGGCTGATGTGACAGCTGCTTCTCCAAAACCACAAG TCTCTGAGCCTCTTGTTTGGAAGAGTGCTGAGCTTCCCTGTGGCGGTCAGACAGTGGCGCTGCTAACCAGCTTCGTTGACGGACCTGGAGAGTTTTACTGCCACATAAGCAATGCTGAAG acCAACAGCGGCTGTCAGAGCTAGGAAATCAGTTAAGGCAGCATTGTGAGGCTGACTCTTCATCTTTTGTGCCAAAAATGGGAGAACCCTGTTGTGCCATGTTTCCCG GTGATGGAGCTTGGTATCGGGTTATGGTAAATGGGGTCTTTGAGGACACGGTTGCTGTGAACTTTGTGGACTATGGTTACTGCATGGAAGTCCAAAAAAGCCACCTCCGGGCTATTACACCACAACTCTTGACACTGCCGTTCCAGGCAGTTCGCTGCTGGCTCACAG GTGTGGAGCCCCAAGGATCAGAGTGGAGCAGTGAAACCCTGCTGTTGTTCCAGACTTTAGTGGATGGCAAGGAGTTTTCTGCACGTGTTCTTTCTAAAACGGAACAGGGTTATGGTGTGGATCTGGACAGCAAAGGAGAGAATGTGGCTGCTTGCCTAATTTCTCAGCAGCTATCCAGAGTTCCTGGAGAGATTGCCAATGAGACACATGCAAAGACAGGCTGTGGATCCAAACAAAAAGAGACTGAGCACTGCCAATTACACATTCAAACATCCACTCACATTAAAGCTATCTCAGAAGAAATACCAGCTAAAGAGCAGACTGCACCACAATTACAAG TCTCAACTTTCCCAGTGGACTGGAAGACGATGGAGCTGCCACTCAACACCACCTTTAAACCTTATATTGCAGCTGTCACTAGTCCTTCCCTCTTCTACCTGCTTGGCCCCAGCCAGG TGAACCAGACAAAACTTCAAGAGGTGATGATGGAGCTGGCTGTCTACTGTAGGAGTAACCAGGCCTCTTTATCCTCATCTGTAAAGAGCAAACCAGCCCCTGGGGCTGCCTGTTGTGCCCAGTTCACAG CTG ACAATGCCTGGTACCGTGCAGTGGTTCTGGAAGTTTGTGACAATGAGATGAGTGTCATCTATGCAGATTATGGCAACTGTGAAAAGGTACATTTTTCCCGAATCATGCCTATCCCcatgcacctgctgcagctcccctTTCAGATCACCCGGTGCACACTCGCTGGTAAGgctctca GTTTTCCTTCAGAGTGGTCAGAAAAGGTGCGACAGTTATTCAAAAGCACACTGACGAGTGACATCCTCGCCACTGTCCAGTCCTTTGATGGCTCTGCTAATGTGCTTTCCCTCACTCTGCCCACTGAGATGGGTGGGGGAGACCTCACTGCCATGATCTTAGATGAATTATATGCCCAGACTGAGAGAAACGCCTGCTCACCAACAACTCAGGAGAGTGACATAACTGGCAGCAGCACATCTATCAgcactgcagctgctcctgACTGCTCCCAGCCTGTAGCATTACCTGACTGCCATGGTCCAGAAACTGTACTTGGGCCTGTTAGCAACACAGTGCCAAACAAAACTCCTGAGCCTACAGACCGGACCTGTCAACAGAAAGAAAGCACATCACTCGGTG cagaCCCAGTGAAGATAATTAACCAGATGAAGCCAAAATGCCAAAATATTTCAAACACTAATG TTCCAGGTCCTCAGAccactggctgctgctgtctgaacaCCCTGACAACAAAG ATTGATCAGGTGGAACAGCTGATGCAGCTTCAGCTCTCTCTTATCCAGCAGCTTATTGGACAGAagaaatga
- the vwa2 gene encoding von Willebrand factor A domain-containing protein 2 has protein sequence MRERQIRPHRCSCTQRLKWRGDAEKRGLLFLRRTSNTAGCPNMHPDISLSLLLTLLLLQAQHSTSVQEIHTSHENIVKINSAGDMMQCSAAMDILFLMDGSYSVGKGGFERSKHYAIKLCQALDIRLDKVRVGLIQFGSTPRLEIALDSYSTKQELKKRIKKISFRGGSTQTGLALKYVLRKGFPGGRNSFGVARIAILLSDGRSQGSVVQAATQLKETGVVLFAVGLRYPKWEELHVLASEPMESHVFFAEHFYDAVNGLYTTLTTFSVCSAAPTGCQVESFPCERKTLETVKELQGNFMCWKGSKGYFPYTSLCPYYRYNKVYKRHLTVCHRTICPEPCDSQPCLNGGTCVSEGPEGYRCLCPPGYGGDPHCAPALSLDCSVDLLFLLEGSATLTLEGFLRLKSFLKHFLQTVIGSDSPSKVGLAVFGREAQVEAQVGKFKGDLRGLLKAVDALKPIGGETYTGRALRYVTRNGFVSSPVFADVTDDLPRVVVMLTATPAVDDVVEPSKYARDREIFLIGVGPDSLKGQLNNITGNPQRTLTYTSSDRLSAKIPELKAKICSVDTQGCLGQAVDLVFALDASGGVGRDNFGTLLDFVRSITVQFDINRDVAQVALVTYSRRSTTVFNLDTHETGSAILKAVGEASYMGGVASTGAALLHIHSSVLTVAKGARPGVNKAVVVVTDGSGGDDAVVPAQKIRDNGVAVFVIGIGDVQRERLVQIAGSEERMISVPSYDDLKYFEDVLVQMLCAEVKKPVNLCKPNPCMNDGICILTGGIFRCQCQGYEGPHCETKSSRSSSRGDHPKPAALRKKSRQRKSHQELLHHYKLHRRRHAA, from the exons atgagagagagacaaattAGACCCCACCGGTGCAG CTGCACACAGAGACTGAAGTGGCGAGGAGACGCGGAGAAGAGGGGACTGCTTTTCCTAAGAAGGACATCGAACACTGCTGG GTGTCCCAACATGCACCCTGATATcagtctctccctcctcttaACTTTGCTGCTTCTCCAAG CTCAGCACAGCACCTCTGTGCAGGAGATCCACACCAGCCATGAGAATATCGTAAAGATCAACTCCGCAGGAGACA TGATGCAGTGCTCAGCAGCCATGGATATCCTCTTTCTCATGGATGGTTCTTACAGCGTGGGGAAGGGCGGCTTTGAGAGGTCTAAACACTATGCTATCAAACTCTGTCAAGCACTAGACATTAGACTAGACAAG GTGCGAGTCGGGCTGATTCAGTTTGGCTCCACGCCTCGACTAGAGATTGCCCTAGATTCATATTCCACCAAACAAGAGCTGAAGAAGCGCATAAAGAAGATTTCATTCAG GGGAGGCAGCACTCAGACAGGCCTGGCTTTAAAATACGTCCTTAGGAAGGGTTTTCCAGGAGGCCGCAACTCCTTCGGTGTTGCCCGCATCGCCATTCTGCTGTCGGATGGGAGGTCTCAGGGCAGCGTGGTACAGGCAGCCACACAGCTCAAAGAGACAGGCGTGGTCTTGTTTGCTGTGGGCTTGCGTTATCCCAA GTGGGAAGAACTACATGTCCTCGCCAGTGAGCCAATGGAGAGCCATGTCTTCTTCGCTGAGCATTTCTATGATGCTGTCAATGGCCTGTACACCACGCTGACCACCTTCTCTGTCTGCAGTGCAGCGCCAACAG GCTGTCAGGTGGAATCATTTCCCTGCGAGAGGAAGACATTGGAGACGGTGAAGGAGCTACAGGGGAATTTCATGTGTTGGAAAGGCTCCAAGGGGTATTTCCCATACACATCTCTGTGTCCCTACTACAG ATACAACAAGGTTTACAAGAGACACCTGACAGTCTGCCACAGGACTATCTGTCCAG AACCCTGTGATTCTCAGCCCTGCCTAAATGGTGGAACGTGTGTATCAGAAGGTCCAGAGGGGTATCGCTGCCTTTGTCCACCTGGCTATGGAGGAGATCCTCACTGTG CTCCTGCATTATCCCTGGACTGCTCTGTagacctgctcttcctcctggaAGGATCTGCCACACTCACCCTGGAAGGCTTCCTCCGCCTCAAGTCCTTCTTAAAGCACTTCCTTCAGACCGTCATTGGGTCGGACAGCCCCAGTAAAGTCGGCCTTGCTGTGTTTGGCAGAGAGGCTCAAGTCGAAGCCCAGGTTGGCAAGTTCAAAGGGGACCTGAGGGGTCTTCTCAAAGCTGTGGATGCACTTAAGCCAATTGGAGGCGAGACCTACACAGGTCGAGCACTTCGCTATGTGACACGTAACGGCTTTGTAAGCTCCCCGGTCTTTGCAGATGTCACGGATGACCTGCCCCGTGTTGTGGTGATGCTCACTGCCACCCCTGCTGTCGATGATGTGGTGGAGCCTTCTAAATACgcaagagacagagagatcTTCCTGATAGGGGTGGGGCCAGACAGCTTAAAGGGGCAGCTGAATAATATCACAGGGAATCCACAGAGAACTCTCACCTACACGTCATCCGATAGGCTCTCTGCCAAGATCCCTGAGCTCAAGGCCAAAATCTGCAGTGTGGACACACAAG GTTGTCTGGGTCAAGCAGTTGACCTGGTGTTTGCCTTGGACGCATCAGGAGGTGTTGGCCGCGATAACTTCGGCACATTGCTGGACTTTGTGCGCAGCATCACCGTCCAGTTTGACATCAACCGCGACGTGGCTCAAGTGGCCCTCGTGACCTACAGCCGGAGATCCACCACCGTCTTCAACCTGGACACCCATGAGACCGGCTCTGCCATCCTCAAAGCGGTAGGTGAAGCCAGCTACATGGGTGGAGTGGCTTCGACGGGAGCAGCTTTGCTCCACATCCACTCTAGTGTCCTGACTGTAGCCAAAGGTGCACGACCTGGAGTCAACAaagctgtggtggtggtgactGATGGCTCGGGTGGGGACGATGCTGTCGTGCCAGCTCAGAAGATTAGAGACAACGGAGTTGCAGTTTTTGTGATTGGTATTGGAGATGtccagagagagaggctggtgCAGATTGCTGGTTCAGAAGAGCGCATGATCTCAGTACCATCTTACGACGACCTCAAGTACTTTGAGGATGTACTGGTGCAAATGCTGTGCGCAG AGGTGAAGAAGCCGGTAAATCTGTGCAAGCCCAACCCATGCATGAATGACGGGATCTGCATTCTGACAGGAGGGATCTTCCGTTGTCAGTGCCAAGGCTATGAAGGACCACACTGTGAAACAA aaAGCAGCAGGTCTTCATCCAGAGGAGATCATCCCaaacctgctgctctgaggaaaaagagcagacagagaaagagccACCAGGAGCTCCTGCATCACTACAAACTACACCGCCGGAGACACGCAGCCTGA